One genomic segment of Ricinus communis isolate WT05 ecotype wild-type chromosome 5, ASM1957865v1, whole genome shotgun sequence includes these proteins:
- the LOC8266476 gene encoding uncharacterized protein LOC8266476 isoform X7 has protein sequence MRSSLPDLFDAQPDLLFQLVTMLNPSVLQENHVPVYSVLQEPGNFVITFPRSYHAGFNFGLNCAEAVNFAPADWLPHGGFGADLYQMYHKTAVLSHEELLCVVTKFQGNFSTKVSPYLKKELQRIYNKEKNKRERLWRSGIIKSSPMCPRKCPEYVGTEEDPTCIICKQYLYLSAVVCRCRPSAFVCLEHWEHICECKSSRLRLLYRYTLAELYDLVLIVDKCDSDERLQGNNLLRHNSCSNEMNALVKKVKGGHVSLVQLAEQWLLRCHKIFQSPYSGDAFSTLLKEAEQFLWAGSEMDPVRKMAKNLITAQKWAEGIRECLSNVENWSCNCSCDFKRVQMECINELLKFDPVPCNEPGYLKLQEHAGEARLLSQEIVSALSSCSKLSRQISELELLNSKACGFPIYIKDGEKLLQKISSAKAWIECARKCISEKRPATVDMNILYKLKSEISELQVELPEEEMLLDLVRHAELCQSRCNEVLRAPVSLKMQTVELLLSEWEKLTVNVPEFILLKQYHLDAVSWITRCNDILVNVHEREDQDNVVNELQALLKDGSTLRIQVDKLSIVEVELKKACCRQKALKAHHSKMPFSFIQQLMKDASVLQIESEELFIDMSGVLSAALSWEERAMKVLEDEAPMSDFEDILRSAANISVILPTLDDVRDAVATAQCWLKNSKAFLGSPSSLESGSCSLLQLQALEELVLQSKSLKITFEERRMLEMVLKNCGEWKLVACSALQDTGCILDSSYIGNGQNNDLSVRIEHLVTRIESITKTGLSLGFDFLEIPKLQDACFVLQWCSRALSLCYAAPSFEDVEKLMDASDNLSVTHVSYPLWSSLMDGVKWLRKALGAISVQSNFERWKLSEAEELLEKAQVINISFPVVVDQLVNSIHKHKLWQGQVDQYFSLKFEERSWSQILELKELGKDVAFSCSQLDMVLYEVEKVEKWKQQGVKVAQIFVGDGNLLLDALEKIKHSLDISLYIYGKSQSFRARTIFMCCTDYNKDQEVLTCSVCKDCYHLRCLMPALLHGKNVELYVCAYCQFLEDLSIINNQVSPLRFREKQCELSMLIKLLSDAENFSLRIEEREILQQVVDQALECKTCLREILDFELSYLDKDLSMISKKLIIALKAVQVAGTYDRQGNFDLELALAKNSWRVKAKRLIDGVQKPTMQQIQGHMKEGLAKSIPLEDYFWRNLTELKQIGLQWADRAKKVVLDSGALGLDKVFELLSEGENLPVYLDKELKLLGARSMLYCICRKPYDDRAKVTCDRCNEWYHIDCVKLHCPPKVYVCTACDPLKELSTSPQMDNERWTSAKSVEPKTPSPPHWHTTARKKAELSVEQKKLPSIDSNSILMRSSGIDRLWWRNRKPFRREAKKRAELESLSPFIHIKQ, from the exons ATGCGAAGTAGTCTTCCTGATCTGTTTGATGCACAACCAGATTTACTCTTTCAGCTTGTGACCATGTTGAACCCATCCGTCTTGCAAGAAAATCATGTTCCAGTCTATAGTGTCCTGCAG GAACCTGGAAATTTTGTCATCACCTTCCCCAGATCTTATCATGCAGGATTCAATTTTG GTTTGAACTGTGCAGAAGCTGTTAATTTTGCTCCTGCTGATTGGCTACCTCATGGTGGGTTTGGAGCGGATTTGTATCAGATGTATCATAAAACTGCTGTGTTATCCCATGAGGAGCTTCTTTGTGTTGTAACTAAGTTT caGGGCAACTTTAGTACCAAAGTATCACCTTATTTGAAGAAAGAATTGCAGAGGatatataataaagagaaaaacaagagAGAGAGACTTTGGAGAAGCGGCATTATCAAATCTTCTCCCATGTGCCCTCGAAAATGTCCTGAATATGTTGGTACTGAAGAG GATCCAACATGTATTATATGCAAGCAGTACCTTTATCTCTCTGCTGTTGTTTGCCGTTGTAGGCCATCTGCATTTGTATGCCTGGAG CACTGGGAGCACATTTGTGAATGCAAATCGAGTAGACTTCGCCTTCTTTATCGTTATACCCTGGCGGAATTGTATGATTTAGTGCTTATAGTAGATAAGTGTGATTCTGATGAGAGATTGCAGGGTAATAACTTACTAAGGCACAATTCCTGTTCGAATGAGATGAATGCTTTGGTGAAGAAG GTCAAAGGTGGCCATGTCAGTTTGGTTCAACTTGCAGAACAATGGCTTTTGCGCTGTCATAAGATTTTTCAGTCTCCATACTCTGGTGATGCATTTTCTACCTTATTGAAGGAGGCTGAACAATTTCTTTGGGCTGGTTCTGAGATGGATCCC GTGCGGAAAATGGCGAAGAATCTGATTACAGCTCAGAAGTGGGCAGAAGGGATAAGAGAGTGCCTTTCCAACGTTGAAAACTGGTCTTGTAACTGCAGTTGTGATTTCAAGAGAGTGCAAATGGAGTGTATCAATGAGTTGCTAAAGTTTGATCCTGTGCCCTGTAATGAGCCTGGGTATCTTAAATTGCAG GAGCATGCAGGAGAAGCCAGGCTGTTGAGTCAGGAAATTGTCTCTGCTTTGTCATCATGCTCAAAA TTGTCACGACAGATCTCTGAGTTGGAGTTGCTGAACTCAAAAGCTTGTGGTTTtccaatttatataaaagacgGCGAGAAATTGTTGCAGAAAATCTCATCAGCAAAG GCATGGATAGAATGTGCAAGGAAATGCATCTCAGAAAAACGTCCTGCTACAGTTGATATGAATATTCTCTACAAGTTGAAGTCAGAG ATATCAGAGCTTCAAGTTGAGCTTCCAGAAGAAGAAATGCTTTTGGATCTAGTAAGACATGCTGAATTATGTCAGTCTCGTTGCAATGAAGTTTTGAGAGCTCCTGTTAGTCTAAAG ATGCAGACTGTTGAGCTGCTACTCAGTGAGTGGGAGAAACTTACTGTTAATGTACCAGAGTTCATACTTCTAAAACAATACCACCTTGATGCTGTTTCCTGGATTACCCGCTGTAATGATATATTGGTGAATGTGCATGAACGGGAAGATCAAGATAATGTAGTTAATGAGTTACAAGCCCTTCTAAAAGATGGATCAACTTTGAGAATTCAAg TCGATAAATTGTCTATTGTTGAGGTTGAGTTGAAGAAGGCTTGTTGCAGGCAAAAAGCTCTGAAG GCACATCATTCCAAAATGCCCTTTAGCTTCATTCAGCAACTTATGAAGGACGCTTCTGT GCTGCAGATCGAGAGTGAGGAgttatttattgatatgtcTGGAGTGCTTTCAGCTGCCTTGTCTTGGGAGGAAAGAGCAATGAAAGTTCTTGAGGATGAAGCTCCAATGTCTGACTTTGAGGATATCTTAAG AAGTGCAGCAAACATATCTGTGATTCTACCTACTTTAGATGATGTGAGAGATGCTGTAGCAACAGCCCAGTGCTGGTTAAAGAATTCTAAGGCATttttaggatctccatcatccCTGGAATCCGGCTCCTGTTCTCTGCTTCAACTTCAGGCTTTGGAG GAGTTAGTTTTGCAGTCAAAGTCACTTAAAATAACTTTCGAAGAAAGAAGAATGCTTGAAATGGTTTTGAAGAATTGTGGGGAGTGGAAGCTGGTTGCCTGCTCTGCATTGCAGGACACAGGGTGCATACTGGATTCAAGTTATATTGGCAACGGGCAGAACAATGATCTTAGTGTGAGGATTGAACATCTAGTTACTAGAATAGAGTCCATTACAAAAACTGGTTTATCTCTTGGTTTCGACTTTCTTGAGATTCCAAAACTTCAAGATGCTTGTTTTGTGCTTCAATGGTGCAGTAGGGCCCTTTCTTTGTGTTATGCTGCTCCGTCTTTTGAG GATGTTGAGAAGTTGATGGATGCTTCAGACAATCTTTCTGTTACACATGTATCTTATCCTCTGTGGAGCTCTTTGATGGATGGGGTCAAATGGCTCAGGAAAGCCTTGGGGGCAATTTCTGTGCAAAGTAATTTTGAAAGGTGGAAGTTGAGCGAGGCTGAGGAGCTTCTTGAGAAAGCTCAG GTTATAAATATCTCCTTTCCAGTAGTGGTGGACCAACTAGTAAATAGTATACATAAACACAA GTTGTGGCAAGGACAAGTGGATCAATATTTTAGTCTCAAGTTTGAAGAGCGTTCTTGGTCTCAAATACTAGAACTTAAG GAACTTGGGAAGGATGTTGCATTTAGTTGTTCACAACTAGATATGGTTTTATATGAAGTTGAAAAAGTTGAAAAGTGGAAGCAACAAGGTGTTAAGGTTGCACAGATCTTTGTGGGTGATGGGAATCTTTTGCTGGATGCTTTAGAAAAG ATTAAACATTCTCTCGATATATCTTTATACATTTATGGCAAGTCCCAGAGCTTCAGAGCAAGAACTATATTCATGTGCTGCACTGATTATAACAAAGATCAGGAGGTTTTGACTTGTTCAGTATGCAAAGACTG CTACCATTTGCGGTGTCTAATGCCAGCATTACTACATGGTAAAAACGTGGAACTCTATGTTTGCGCTTACTGCCAGTTTCTGGAGGATCTATCAATAATTAACAATCAAGTTTCTCCTCTG AGATTTAGAGAGAAGCAATGCGAGTTAAGCATGCTGATCAAACTTCTATCTGATGCAGAAAATTTCTCTCTACG GATAGAAGAAAGAGAGATATTGCAACAAGTTGTGGATCAAGCTCTGGAATGCAAAACATGCTTGAGAGaaatattggattttgaattatCTTATTTGGATAAAGATCTTAGCATGATCTCTAAGAAGTTAATAATTGCTTTGAAG GCAGTGCAAGTGGCTGGTACGTATGATCGTCAAGGTAACTTTGACCTTGAATTGGCGTTAGCAAAAAATTCATGGAGAGTGAAGGCTAAGAGACTAATAGATGGGGTGCAGAAACCCACGATGCAACAGATTCAGGGGCATATGAAGGAG GGGCTGGCTAAAAGCATACCGCTTGAAGATTACTTCTGGAGGAATCTCACAGAACTGAAGCAAATAGGCTTGCAGTGGGCTGATCGTGCCAAGAAG GTTGTATTGGATTCTGGGGCTCTTGGTTTAGATAAAGTTTTTGAACTTCTTTCAGAAGGTGAAAATTTGCCGGTTTACTTGGACAAGGAACTAAAG TTATTAGGAGCTCGAAGTATGCTGTACTGCATTTGTAGAAAGCCTTATGATGATAGAGCAAAAGTTACCTGTGATAGGTGCAATGAGTGGTACCATATTGATTGTGTCAAGTTACATTGCCCTCCAAAGGTGTATGTATGTACTGCATGTGACCCTTTAAAAGAGTTGTCTACATCACCACAGATGGATAATGAGAG ATGGACAAGTGCCAAAAGTGTAGAACCAAAGACGCCCTCACCTCCGCACTGGCACACAACGGCAAGAAAGAAGGCCGAGCTTAGTGTGGAACAAAAGAAGCTTCCAAGTATTGATAGCAATAGCATATTAATGCGATCAAGTGGAATTGATAGGTTGTGGTGGCGAAACAGAAAGCCTTTTAGAAGGGAGGCAAAGAAACGAGCTGAGCTTGAAAGTCTTTCTCcatttattcatataaaacAATAG